TGCTCGTGGCCGCGAGATTGGGAGGAATCGCTACGTTCGGAGAACTTGGGCTAGCCATCGTCGGGTATCTGGGAGGTATCAATCTGGCTCTCGGAGTCTTCAATCTGATTCCAGGATTCCCCCTGGACGGCGGCCGAGTGCTGCGGGCGATACTTTGGGGCTCGATGCACGATATCGACAAAGCCACGAGAATCGCCTCCGGTGTTGGGCAGGGATTTGGGTATCTGTTCATTGCCGGCGGGTTCCTGATCATGCTGTCCGGGCAGTTTCTCAGCGGGCTATGGCTGATATTCATCGGGTGGTTTCTGAACAATGCAGCCCATCAAAGCTACCAGATGCTTGTGCTTAAGCGGGCGCTATCGGGGGTGGAAGTGAGTCGGGTCATGATGACAGACTACCCACACATAGCTCCCCATACCACTCTCGATGAGTTCGCTGAGGACTACCTGCTAAAATATGACTACCGCGCCTATCCCGTGTCGGAGGATGATAGACTCCTTGGAATAGTCACTGTAGACGAGGTACGGGGTATCCCCAGGGAGCAATGGGCTACCACGACCGTC
This region of Armatimonadota bacterium genomic DNA includes:
- a CDS encoding site-2 protease family protein, whose translation is MSIRLGRILGIPIKIDASWLIIFGLIVYTLAVGYFPRFKPNLGAPMNWLGGVIAALLLFGSVLLHELMHSYVAKKNRLPVGGITLFIFGGVSELTEEPETPGLELKMAIAGPATSIVLGILLLVAARLGGIATFGELGLAIVGYLGGINLALGVFNLIPGFPLDGGRVLRAILWGSMHDIDKATRIASGVGQGFGYLFIAGGFLIMLSGQFLSGLWLIFIGWFLNNAAHQSYQMLVLKRALSGVEVSRVMMTDYPHIAPHTTLDEFAEDYLLKYDYRAYPVSEDDRLLGIVTVDEVRGIPREQWATTTVGTVAKPPEQELVIDENDDAFDALMRMARGNLRGLLVMHEGKFEGMVTQESIMNLVRAKLQLGIS